Part of the Procambarus clarkii isolate CNS0578487 unplaced genomic scaffold, FALCON_Pclarkii_2.0 HiC_scaffold_153, whole genome shotgun sequence genome is shown below.
acatttgatatatctcggaatcatacatttaggttaattaaatactatatactttatacaaattaaccttattgatatattgaaaaagttcaagcagttaattcaaggaaatggtcgctaatttataatggaaaatatatgtagtacatgatctgaacacataactaacctataaatgcattataatacctttcacatataaatgcattataataattttcaaaataaatacaaataaataaaataaatatatattatttttagtacctttctgagtcgagtaactaatgcacgagccagtccatcaatttttcgatggttccaaaagactgcaccctctgtgagttcttctgttctttctgagaaaaatatttatagcaatgaacatcttgaagagcatagattaataacagtttcataacatacctttactcaccacgaccaactcaagtttgaccaatatgttttcattcttttattgattatttgagggagttgatacttattgaatactgaatacaaatcgcattatactgattacagggcaggtaaaataataaaaaacttgatcagatgaaccatataaacaaataccagctttcagcatgtttttagttgtagagttgtatcatgagaggtatgcaaacacttgctctgcctcttcccctaaagtcatgccacttccttcttcccaccgccctccatacaatacctttaacataaaagtatacagtaaaaaaaattcaaattattgtacaaaaattaaaagcctcctactatattaaatgatacgtatatcattaatcttaaacaatcagaaatcttaaatttttttacacaaactgtacttattatatttaatgtaatgtatacattacattaaatttaattagtatacataaatgtatacattagtatacataaatgtatacattagtatacataaatgtaatgttatatttttatttacctgacaataccaaggatgtccttttgcatgtaggactcctaaaaatggctttgcttgaccaatgtgaaaatgtgattgtttctgagccacagttaaggcccatggccaatatttgcaaattatgtcttgacaaataaactttacgtatttgaaatacataatttgcaaatagtgggcataactgtacagctctccttgatacatattcaaggtgtggaggataataccatgtcgacaggaggccatgctgattcctgtttcatccaaactttggaatgaaagaggcttattttgagcagctttccatgtagacactccacacgtgtgcttactctgttaaacaaaaatatttatagtaactaaataaccagttggtgagcatgattataattatgtaggacgggtagaaggtagagattattttgcgcgataggcattgttgttgcacataagaatttctatgggttatatttccttattcaatatatataaactataatgaaaaaatacaaaaatggccaccatatgttatagtcgccaaacagttattaggtaaaattgaaggtttctcaatatataataaaactcaccttagttttcaagctctgaatagtgccaacatgagcttgaacatcttcatctttgctgaagatactatcagaataataggggtttctgatacctctgcaatgataattcagaaataattatttattgtctgtaaccactataatattaaacaatgggtaatggggtatcaaaaaatgttttatatgaagaattctgatgcactgctaaattttacataaaacaaaaatttacatggtgttagataaataaaatgatgatatggatgcaattgaaaggcaaactataaagacatactcagttaaaaaaaatgtcatatgacaatgtatatttatatgtgcatactttatttataagaacattattttgaagacaatataattcattataatatagtgtgtgtagagaacaaaagaatactatacattaagtatctgtaaagcacattttattacctcccaactttgttgtaacgatacagcttcttgttgccatcaatatgtactgctaaaggggttttatcacaagcaggacactcattgtcagcttctcctctaattttctcagctcatattgctggaatcgccattcgaagaacactctcttcgaagttatataattaatgggtccaatctaggaatagaattttttagatggtgacatttaaaatgcatattatgacataagataaataaacaaaaaaaacattccattttgtgtttgaacaaaattaaaaactaattattaataaatgaatatacattactacaaaattttgataatttttgtattgaaatataaaactgaaaatattaagaataacggtatcaaaacatacacgcccacgagaagcaccaaaggattccagtgcagtgactaatgcccgaaatgatgttccgggacaatttctttttatatggtgccatgattcaagcagactggtgctgtagaatgtgctgctctttcctaatgatgaatagaaaccagacttgtgcatggtcttgcctagttgttgatgctcatatccacagtggcatgtatagattggagtatagaggtcataccttcctgtagtttaaaatacagtgcattgagtggtgtggcgacttgctaaaatagtgatgtaaaaattaacatttatagcaacaaaaatttcaaaatgtattgtgattcaggaatatccggtaatggaaataaaagggtaaattttaaagtttatttacccattatagtgttgaagatgcagagattgctggagcttgaaattttaaacttgcaatctgtgcagtaggggcaagaatttggtggttgggctggtacaacaggttctggtaacaaagaaaaggaagacagtttgacaaaatgagttttatggaaaagaatttcagactgaatatttcattgtttcttgattgtacaaaatattgacattattctccagataatgactgagaaattcacagaaaagaaacaatcagacgattaaatcaatctataaaaccaagtgtcaggtttaaactttaagacttctccaaatgttgtaatgactgaaatgaaacatttattcattttattttgttataccaagataatcgtagctctagactgggattgggaagtagaagtaatctcggaacaaagtacggattttgtacaggtatcgtatacttactccagtgaaagatatttccttcagggcacacagtttgtgtcgggtctaatggctcataaaagccatttttccaatataatctgtggtggaaaggcatgagaaaatgttgcatttggtcacaaatgtgacacaaaaatgcaaaacagtcttcacatttgatgcttgcctcacaatttgtacattgtacacaaactttacctgatgaaaaaaggggtaattatttatactaattttaaatactgtatacctaacattttaaacaatctgaagtctaaatgtattaatagagtgtcattaatttgcatatgatgcttattatacagtataaccttaatgaacacagcaatatttaatttacctttatctggaacacccaactcagacaatgtccaatcgaacagcattgccctgctttctccccaattaatctctgcattttttcttcttttttgccagtcagaaacacttggctgagaatctttaatttgttcaagttctgcagcaagtactttgaaatatgggattacaaattagtaagaaaaatttgtaagtgaaaggaatgattagtataatatgttaaacaaaatttcataggcattaagcacaattttggtacataatatttatgacgtg
Proteins encoded:
- the LOC138361039 gene encoding uncharacterized protein is translated as MQHFLMPFHHRLYWKNGFYEPLDPTQTVCPEGNIFHWKPVVPAQPPNSCPYCTDCKFKISSSSNLCIFNTIMGRYDLYTPIYTCHCGYEHQQLGKTMHKSGFYSSLGKSSTFYSTSLLESWHHIKRNCPGTSFRALVTALESFGASRGRIGPINYITSKRVFFEWRFQQYELRKLEEKLTMSVLLVIKPL